The genomic window ATTCCAGCTTCGACGGATGGGAAAAGACCGTTTCGGCGATGAACGAAACACCAGCCTCGATCAGCTTGGCGCGGGTGTTCGCAGCGATCCGCGCTGCGTCATAGGCGTGTGCAGCCGGATCGTCGGGCCAACGCTGCTTTGCGATCTCGTCGGCGTTGACGAAGACGCTGCGTGGCAACAACGGCGCCAGTGTGAACGCGATGAACGTCGACTTGCCGGCGCCGTTCGGGCCCACAACGAGGTCGAGCCGCTTCACCGGCGGCCGACGATGTCATGCCTCATCCGTCTACATCGACCACGGAGGTAGTGCCGTCGGGCTGGTACTCGACGATCTGCCCGTCGTCGTTGAGCGCCACGGTCGTAATGCCCTGCGCCCGCAGCAGATCACCGTAGTGGGCGGCGGCCAATGACTCCTCGAGAGCGGCCGAAATCTCAGCGTTGAAGACAAGCCCCTCATCGTCAGACAGACGGTTGGTGTCCAGATCACCGGCCAAGGCAGCCTCCACCCGACGACGCGAGGCCGTCTGATGGCTCGACACCGCCCGGCCCACCCGAGCCCAATGGTCGAGTTGCTGTTTGGCCGACCGGCTCTGGCGAGCACCCTCGGCAGCGGCGCTGTCCACCAAGTCAGCGGCAACCCTGGTGACCCGGTCCGCGACGTTAGCCATACTGAACCTCCTGTAGCAAGATGCTACGCGTTGTAGCGAAACGCTACACCCATCAACCGAGCCCGGACGCTTCACAGAGAACTTTCAGGAAACCGGGAACGTCAGAGATGAATAGCACAGCCGGGAGGCGGGTACGCCTCCCAGTGAACAATCGTTCGCTGTGCCGTCCGTAAAGCGGCCTTGGCCTGTTTCGCCAATGGACGACGCTAGCTGAACCGACGCACTCGTCGCGCGGGAGGTTTGCAATGCCAGAGGTCCAACTTCACCACGACGGGCACCCGAAATATCGCCGGATGGTTCGCTTCGACTGGTCGAACACACCGTTGCACTGGGTGCCCGACGACCCGTTCGCGACTCACATGATGAATGTCTTGCACCTGCTGCTTCCCGAGGGCGAACGGCACTTCATCAAGGCGGTGCTGGAAGCGTCCTCACTGGTCGACGACCCGGAGTTGGAGGCCGCGATCAAGCCTTTTATTCAACAGGAGTCGTGGCACGCCTGGGCGCATCAGGTGGTGCTCGATCACCTGGCCGAACAGGGCATCGACACCAAGCCGTATACCGAGCGGCTCCGCGAAATGTTGTCCGCGACGCTAGGTGATCCGCCGAAGTTCTTCCCGCCGGGGTTGCAGCGCTGGTGGCTGTATCGGCGTCTGGCCGATGTCGCGGCGTTGGAACACTTCACGGCGATGTTGGGGCAGTGGGTGCTGCAGAACCGGGGCCTGGATTACGCCGGCACCGACCCGATGATGCTTGACCTGTTGCGCTGGCACGCGGCCGAGGAGGTAGAGCACCGCTCCCTGGTGTTCGACGTCTACCAGCACGTCTGCGGGAGCTACTTGATCCGGGCGATCTCTATGCTCACGACCGCACCGCTGTTCATCGGTTGGTGGATCGCAGGGGCTCGTTACCTGATGGCACATGACCCGACCATCGACACCAAGTGGCGCTGGCGGGACTGGCTACGGGCTGCGCGCCAATACCGACTGCCCGGTCCGTGGTGGCTCATGGTCACCATGCCTGCCCGGTATCTGCGGTTCGACCATCACCCCGGACCGGAAGCGTCGACAGAGATGGCCATCGAGTACTTGGAGTATTCGCCGGTCGCCAAAGCCGCGCGAGAGCGCGCGCGGACACAGGCCACGTCTGGTGGACCCGACAAGACCCGAGGACGCAGCGATTCCATCGAGGGCGCAGAAAGGGCCGAGGTTCGATGAAAGTTTCGGTGGACCTTGACACGTGTGACGGCAACGGCGTGTGTATGAGCCTGTGCCACGAGGTGTTCGAAGTGCGAGAAGACGGACTTCATGTGCTCCAGGAGGAGCCCGGCTCGCAGTTGCGCAGAGAACTGAAAGCCGCGGAGGTCTCCTGCCCCACCCAAGCGATCACGGTGAAGGACTGAGCCGATGCCGACCGATCATCGACTCGAGCACGTGGTTGTTGTCGGTGGCGGGGTCGCCGGGACGAGAGCCGCCGAGACCCTGCGAGAAGAAGGCTACGACGGTGAGCTGACCCTCGTGGGCGACGAACGGCACGCCCCTTACCACCGTCCGCCCCTGTCGAAGAAACTGCTGACCGGCAAGGTGCACCGCGCGGGGGTCGACCTTGCGCCCCAATTCGATTTCGACGCTCACGTGCGGCGAGGGGCATCAGCGCTCGCGTTGGACATGTCTTCGCGTACGGTCCAGCTGCGCGACGAGGATCAAGACCTGTCGCTGCGGTTTGACGGGTTGGTTATCGCCAGTGGCGCGGTCCCGCGCGCGTGGCCCGGTGACCCGGTTCCCGACGGCGTGATGCTGCTGCGCACGGTCGAAGATTGCCTGGCGATTCGGGAACGACTCGGCTCTCGTCCCCGGGTCGTTGTGGTCGGAGGCGGGTTCATCGGCGCCGAGGTTGCTGCCAGCTGCCGCTCGATAGGGCTGGATGTCGTCCTGATCGAGAAGGCAGCAGCGCCCCTATTGGCGGCGCTGGGTGAGGAGTTGGCGCCTCGTTGGGCCGAACTGCACCAGGAACATGGTGTGGACGTGCGCGTCGGTGTTGGCGTCGACGGATTCGTCGGTAACGGGCACGTCGAGGCGATTCGACTCACCGACGGTTCCCAGGTCCCCGCTGATCTGGTGATCGTCGGCTTGGGCGTCACGCCCGCCACCGACTGGCTCGACGGCTCGGGGTTGCGCATCGACGACGGAGTGGTCTGCGATGCCACGGGCACGGCCGAGGGCGCCACCGATGTCGTCGCCGCCGGCGACGTGGCCCGCTGGTGGCACCCGTTGTACGAGCGGCACTTACGTGTCGAGCACTGGGACCATGCCGGGCGCCAAGGCGCGGCGGCGGCGCGGACGCTGCTGGCGGGTCGCGAGCATGCGCAGCCCTACACTGAGGTGCCCTACTTCTGGTCGGACCAGTATGACGTCAAACTTCAAATGCTCGGCGTACCAACAGGTTACGACACGATGGAGATCATCGAAGGGGATCCCGCCACGTGGGAGTTCGTCGCCGCCTACGGGCGTGGCGGATGCACCATCGCGGTGCTGGGCACGGTCACCGGGCGGGTGTACGCCTACCGCGACGCCATCGAGAAGCGCGCGGAGTTCCCACCGGCGCCGCCGGCGTAGCCGTTAGTACGGCTGAAAGGGTTGGACTATCCGTTGTGTGCTTCGAGCTCTGTCGCCTGCCTCTCTTGGGTGGCCGCCCACGACGCCAGGAGCGCTAAATTGTCCGCGCTCGTCGTGCCCGCGGGTGCGGTGTAGACGTTGAGGTGCAGGCCGGGGTCGGCGGGCAGTTCCAGAGATTCGACGTCCAAGTCGAGCTGGCCCACGATCGGATGGTGCAACCGCTTGCGTCCGCACCGTTGCAACCGCACGTCCTGAGATGCCCACCGCTGCCGGAATAGCTCACTGCCCATCGACAGTTCGCCAACTAGAGCGATCAGCTGCTCGTCGTGCGGATTGCGGCCGGCTTCCATGCGTAGCTTTGCGGCCGCGTCACTGGCCAGTTGGTCGTAGTCGACGAAGAAATCTTTGGCCGCCTCGGGAGCTAGATAGACGAACCGCGCTGTGTTCGCGGGCCGACGCGGGTCGGCCAGCACCGGTGAATACAGCGCGCGGGCGAGTTGATTCATGGCGAGCACGTCATACCGTCCGTTACGGATCCAGGCCGGCGCACCGGAGATGGCGTCGAGCACCTGCTGCAGGGTCGAGCGCACCTTCACGGCAGGCTTACGTCGGCGTCGGCCGCTGGGCGCCCCGGATTGGCGCGCGAGGTGGAACAGGTGGTCGTGCTCGGCCTCGTCGAGCTGTAAGGCAGAGGCCAACGCGTCGAGCACTCCATCGGAGGCACCGGCGAGGCTGCCGCGCTCCATGCGCACGTAGTAGTCGACTGATATCCCCGCCAGCAGCGCTACCTCCTCGCGACGCAAACCTTTGACCCGACGATTGCCGCCGAAAGCGGGCAGGCCCGCCTGCTCAGGCGCGATGCGGGCGCGACGCGAGCTTAGAAACTCCCGGATACTGGCGCGTAGATCCATCGAGGGCACCCCCTCACCGTAAGCCCGTCCTGCAGCCTAAGGGAGGCACTGCGGCTACCCCGACGGCCGCTTAGGGCGTACCAGTTGCGGTCGTCGCGATGCCGCCATCTACCGGGATGACGGTGCCCGTGAGGTAGGACCCAGCCCGGCTAGCGAGAAACACAGCAACACCTGCCATGTCGTCGTCGCGGCCGAGCCGGCGCAGGGGAGCCGCCGCGGCGATCGTGTCCCCGATGGCATCGAGCGTGGAAGCCATCATCTGCGACGGGAAGACTCCCGGCGCTACCGCGTTCACGGTGACGTGCTGCGGGCCCAGTTCTCTGGCAAGCACTCTGGTGAGTTGATGGAGTGCCGCTTTGCTGCTGGCGTACGAGTAGTTGGGCGACTGGGCGACGTGGATCGCGGCGATACTGCCGATGTTGATGATTCGCGCGGGATCATCGGCGGTGCCCGCCTTGCGAAGTGCGGGGAGCAACGCCTGCACCAGCCAGAACGGCGACTTGAGGTTGAGGTCGATCACTGCGTCCCAGGCCTCGTCTGGGAACGTCGCTAGCGGTTCGCGCCACATCGCTCCCGCGTTGTTGACGAGGATGTCCAGGCGTTCCGAGTCGGTCGTGACAAGACCAGCGAGGCGCTCACACTCGTCGTGCCTGGACAGGTCGGCGGGGATAGCATGAACGTCGCCGAATTCGGACAGTAGATCCTGCGCCTTTGCGCACGCGTCTGCGGTGCGTGAGCTGATGACGACGCGGGCGCCCGCCTGGAGAAGTCCGCGCGCTATCATCATCCCAATGCCCCTGGTGCCGCCAGTGACAAGGGCGTACTTCCCACTCAGATCGAAAAGTTCTGTGTGAGTTTTGAATTGGTTGTCCGCCATTGGTCTCAGTCCTTTCTGTCGTGAGAAGAATGCGTGACGCGGTCGCGTAGTCGGTGCAGCTGAATTGAACTGATGGGTAAAGCTGCAGTGCGAATCCATGGGGTCTGCTCTAGCGGTTCAAATCGCTCTTTCACCGATACGACCGACACCCCAAAGCCCCCGTTGTTCGCGGTCGTACCGAGGCGCCGAGTCCGAGTAGGGCACGACCACCCGAAACACATCTAGGGTGGTAACGGTTTTGGCGAGCACGCCCCTGCTGTTCAGCGAGTTCTGCCGTCGCTACCAGGGTTGTGGTGATCTTGGCTACATCGCGAGGCTCTGGCAAGTTCCGGTAATGCAAACCCAGATTCATTACTTTTCCTCTGTAGCTGGGAGCCGACTCACCCAGGTTGACAGGTGTTTTGGAGGTCCGGGAGACCCTGAGGATGCAGGTACTGTGAGAGCCACCCTTGCGTGGTGCGCTGACTCACGCGGCCACACCCGTTCCTGCACAGTCCTTTCGGCATTGCCTTTGATCTGTATTGCGACCGGGCATCGTCACTGAGACGCGCGGGCTTTGATCGCGGCGGCCACGGACCGTTCGGCGCGCCGGCGCGTGTCACCAAGACCCACCAACAGGTTGACGGCCAACGGGATCATCACATCTCGCAGTCCGTCAGAATTGATGAACCCGCCCATCGCTAGCAGAACAAAGCCGTGTGTTGCACTGAGGATTTGCGTCGCCGCAGGGGCTGGCTCCTGCGGTCGGATCCGTCCTGCTTCGATGACTCGCTCGACCGCATCAACGAGCACCGACAGAGCGTCGACCCCTTCGGCGAGGTCCCATGGCGAGGCGGCATCGGCCGACGGCTTAGAGACTCCGCTGAGCTCGTTCAGCCCGAACAGCAAGCGGTATAGCTGCGGATTTCGCATCGCGAACTCGCTGTACGCCAGTCCGCCGGAGATGAGATCCGCCATAGGGTCGTCGGTGTGGGGGACACCTCGGGTGTGCTCAGCGAAGCGCGAAAGGCCCTCTCGCACCATGGCTTCGATGAGGTTGGGCATGCCACCGAAGTGCGTGTAGACCGCCATCGTCGACACGCCGATTTCACGTGTCAGGGTTCGCGCTTGAATCGCTGCCGGCCCGTCTCTTTCGAGCACGGTCAAGGCGGCAGCCACCAGACGTTCCCGGATGCTCAATGAGGTCTCAGCCGATGTCATCGTTGACATGATGTCATAACACACGTTATGTTGGCGCAATAACATGCGTTATGGCGGGGGGAGGTGGCTCTCCCGCATCACCCGGAGGACGGACATGGCTGCGAAAACGCCCGCATACCAACGGTTGATCGTCGGTGTCGGCGGCGCCTCGTTGATAGCGTCTCTCTTCCTGCCGTGGGCAGAGATCGGGGGCACCCACCAGAGCGGCTGGGAATTCAACACCGTCGCTGCGGTTTATTTCCTGATTGGTGGGGCCTTCGGGATCGCCACGGCCTGCACCGGCGGGCAGTATGGCGTGTGCCGCCCCGATGTATCACTCATCGGCGCCACGGACTTACTCAACACCATCTCGATGGCGCTATTCGTCTGGCTGATCATCGATTATCCCGAACACGCCACCCGTCAGCCCGGCGTCTTCGTCGCGCTGATCTCAGCGGCGACAACAGCTTTCTCCGTCGCGGACTATCGCCCGCTGCGGGGAGCACCATGGTTCCCACCTACGACATCAGAACTCAGCGAAAGCGACCGAGGACTACCGCGGTCGCAGAAGCGCAACGAGGAAGTCTGACTCCGGCGTGAACGGCCTCAAATCCCAAGTGGAGAGCAATAGTTCGGGGGAGAGCCCGGCTTGTCCAGCGTGGTCGAGAAAGTGGCCGAACTCGTAATCGCGACCGGCGCCGAAACCAATCACCGCTCGGCCGTCGTCTGCCAGGTGTTCGCGTAGCCGGCGCAGCACCTCAACACGGGTGCTCGGGGCAAGGAACGCCATGACGTTGCCCGCCGACAGGATCACGTCAAACGGCTCGGTGATGCCACGTGCGGGTAGGTCGAGTTCGGCGAGGTCTCCGACGAGCCAGCGCGGACCGGGATGGTCCTGCTCGGCCGCCTCGATGAGCACCGGGTCAACGTCGATCCCGACCACGTGGTGACCAGCCGCGGCCAGATACCCCGCCAACCGGCCGGGACCACACCCCGCATCGAGAATGCGGGCGCCGCGAGGCGCCATCGCATCGACCAATCGCGCTTCGCCGACCACATCCTCGCCGGCGCGCGCCATCGAGCGGAAACGTTCGACATACCAGTGCGAGTGACCCGGATCGGACGTGACCTTCTGCATCCATATGCTCGGCTCCACCACGCGGGCATTATCGCAACCGACGACCGTGCCCATCAGCTCCGCCATCAATGGTCTTCGAGCGTTTCATGATTTGGCCCCGCACCGGCATGATTCCACCCGCACGCAAGATGGGCACACATCCGAGTCGCTCGCGGCTGGGTCAAGTCCAGAGATGTGGTGTACGACGTCGTCGTGTGATTCTTCGTTGTCGTGGTTAGGCGGTTAGTGCCGCGGGGGTGTCCTCCTGTTCTGTGGGGGTGTCGGTTGAGAGGCGGGATTTGCTGAGGACGTCGAGGCCGAGGTAGCGGCGCGATTCGGCCCATTCGTCGTGTTGTTCGGCCAGGACAGCGCCGACCAGGCGAATCAGGGCGTCGCGGTTGGGGAAGATGCCGACGACGTCGGTGCGACGGCGGATCTCTTTATTAAGGCGCTCTTTTATCCGGCCCTCGGGGGCGGGTCAACCCGTCGGGGTGGGATGTTCATCGATCGAGGCGCTGGAGGTGGTCGGTAAGGGCGTGGGCGACGCGGTCGTGGCGGGCGGCTTCGTCGGTCCAGCCGCGGCACTCGGCGTCGGTTCTGAGGGCCTGGACGTCGGCGAGTTGGTCGGTGAGCGTGTCGCGGAATTCGGGGGCGGTGACGTAGTTGTCGCAGGTTTCGCAGATGTTGGCATAAGGGCACGCGCCCGCGGATTCGTGGCGAGCGCAGTATCCGTGTGCAACGCGGGTTTTCAGCATTTCACTGTGCAGCCAGCCGACCTTGTCGGGCAGGATCGGTTTGCCGACCGGGGTGAGGGTGAACTGGCGGCGCATCTTGCCCATCGCTTCGTCGTAGGCCGCGCGCAGGGTGGGCGAGGCCAGGGTGGCGTAGCGGATCGTCATTTGTGGAGTGACGTGCCCGAGTAAGGACATCAAGGCCTGCAGACTCATCCCGGCGTTGGCGAGTTCGGTGGCCCAGGTGTGGCGCAACTGATGTGGAGTGACCATCAGGACGCCGCCGTCGGGACGGTGCAACCCGGCGGATTCAGCGGCGGTGAGCAGCCCGTTGCGCAGCCGGGTGTAGCCCAGGCGGCGTCCGTGCCGGGTGAACAGAAAGTCGGTGAGCACGCCGGTGCGTGGGTGCGGCAGCGGCCGGTGCGTGCCGCGGAGGGCGACCCACTCGTCGAGCGCGGCGAGGGTCGCGGCGGAGAGCGGGACCATGCGTTCGGTGGCGAGCTTGCCCAGTGGCACCTTCAGCCAGGTTCCGGCCGGTCCGTAGTCGATGATGCTGCCCAGTTCGAGGTCGAGCAGTTCCCCCGCCCGCAGGCCGGCACCACGCAGCACGGTCAGGCCGATGCGGGCGAACGGATCCTGCAGGTGGGCAACGGCGTTCATCACTGCCGCGTCCACATCGGGTGCTAGCGCGCGTGGCAACGGCTGGTCGAGTTTGGGGACGTCGGCGGCGAATACCAACCGCCGTGGTGGGGCCTGCGCCCAGCCCCAGGCGG from Mycobacterium kubicae includes these protein-coding regions:
- a CDS encoding TA system antitoxin ParD family protein, translated to MANVADRVTRVAADLVDSAAAEGARQSRSAKQQLDHWARVGRAVSSHQTASRRRVEAALAGDLDTNRLSDDEGLVFNAEISAALEESLAAAHYGDLLRAQGITTVALNDDGQIVEYQPDGTTSVVDVDG
- a CDS encoding metal-dependent hydrolase, giving the protein MPEVQLHHDGHPKYRRMVRFDWSNTPLHWVPDDPFATHMMNVLHLLLPEGERHFIKAVLEASSLVDDPELEAAIKPFIQQESWHAWAHQVVLDHLAEQGIDTKPYTERLREMLSATLGDPPKFFPPGLQRWWLYRRLADVAALEHFTAMLGQWVLQNRGLDYAGTDPMMLDLLRWHAAEEVEHRSLVFDVYQHVCGSYLIRAISMLTTAPLFIGWWIAGARYLMAHDPTIDTKWRWRDWLRAARQYRLPGPWWLMVTMPARYLRFDHHPGPEASTEMAIEYLEYSPVAKAARERARTQATSGGPDKTRGRSDSIEGAERAEVR
- a CDS encoding ferredoxin, with the protein product MKVSVDLDTCDGNGVCMSLCHEVFEVREDGLHVLQEEPGSQLRRELKAAEVSCPTQAITVKD
- a CDS encoding NAD(P)/FAD-dependent oxidoreductase, encoding MPTDHRLEHVVVVGGGVAGTRAAETLREEGYDGELTLVGDERHAPYHRPPLSKKLLTGKVHRAGVDLAPQFDFDAHVRRGASALALDMSSRTVQLRDEDQDLSLRFDGLVIASGAVPRAWPGDPVPDGVMLLRTVEDCLAIRERLGSRPRVVVVGGGFIGAEVAASCRSIGLDVVLIEKAAAPLLAALGEELAPRWAELHQEHGVDVRVGVGVDGFVGNGHVEAIRLTDGSQVPADLVIVGLGVTPATDWLDGSGLRIDDGVVCDATGTAEGATDVVAAGDVARWWHPLYERHLRVEHWDHAGRQGAAAARTLLAGREHAQPYTEVPYFWSDQYDVKLQMLGVPTGYDTMEIIEGDPATWEFVAAYGRGGCTIAVLGTVTGRVYAYRDAIEKRAEFPPAPPA
- a CDS encoding helix-turn-helix transcriptional regulator — its product is MDLRASIREFLSSRRARIAPEQAGLPAFGGNRRVKGLRREEVALLAGISVDYYVRMERGSLAGASDGVLDALASALQLDEAEHDHLFHLARQSGAPSGRRRRKPAVKVRSTLQQVLDAISGAPAWIRNGRYDVLAMNQLARALYSPVLADPRRPANTARFVYLAPEAAKDFFVDYDQLASDAAAKLRMEAGRNPHDEQLIALVGELSMGSELFRQRWASQDVRLQRCGRKRLHHPIVGQLDLDVESLELPADPGLHLNVYTAPAGTTSADNLALLASWAATQERQATELEAHNG
- a CDS encoding SDR family oxidoreductase is translated as MADNQFKTHTELFDLSGKYALVTGGTRGIGMMIARGLLQAGARVVISSRTADACAKAQDLLSEFGDVHAIPADLSRHDECERLAGLVTTDSERLDILVNNAGAMWREPLATFPDEAWDAVIDLNLKSPFWLVQALLPALRKAGTADDPARIINIGSIAAIHVAQSPNYSYASSKAALHQLTRVLARELGPQHVTVNAVAPGVFPSQMMASTLDAIGDTIAAAAPLRRLGRDDDMAGVAVFLASRAGSYLTGTVIPVDGGIATTATGTP
- a CDS encoding TetR/AcrR family transcriptional regulator, coding for MTSAETSLSIRERLVAAALTVLERDGPAAIQARTLTREIGVSTMAVYTHFGGMPNLIEAMVREGLSRFAEHTRGVPHTDDPMADLISGGLAYSEFAMRNPQLYRLLFGLNELSGVSKPSADAASPWDLAEGVDALSVLVDAVERVIEAGRIRPQEPAPAATQILSATHGFVLLAMGGFINSDGLRDVMIPLAVNLLVGLGDTRRRAERSVAAAIKARASQ
- a CDS encoding class I SAM-dependent methyltransferase — encoded protein: MVEPSIWMQKVTSDPGHSHWYVERFRSMARAGEDVVGEARLVDAMAPRGARILDAGCGPGRLAGYLAAAGHHVVGIDVDPVLIEAAEQDHPGPRWLVGDLAELDLPARGITEPFDVILSAGNVMAFLAPSTRVEVLRRLREHLADDGRAVIGFGAGRDYEFGHFLDHAGQAGLSPELLLSTWDLRPFTPESDFLVALLRPR
- a CDS encoding tyrosine-type recombinase/integrase, which codes for MTTVLVGQPVGADEVVADYLDHVATLGLSGRAVRDRIRIARDFTARHRDLHAWMTLPAAERIAEIRDTGAWPLICHTIGTGRLRLDVELAAVKQLTGLGRAVEDRDPSGFAALRNAGIRLGWRSSWVETVLGECLAVVLAHHGGMVADLTGDALDDFDAALSRTVVPPSSRRAYRGRLASLRQLLFETAVIDTAPKRRRWARSLEQRFTEVEMPDPIRQTLLRYIGVRAAVLRPKSVESLINDLLPFAEYLTAHHPDVISLRELDRSCIEGYLKWNRTRGWRGQRAAAGAGRTVSAAVAQSAVLSLRNLLDDITAWGWAQAPPRRLVFAADVPKLDQPLPRALAPDVDAAVMNAVAHLQDPFARIGLTVLRGAGLRAGELLDLELGSIIDYGPAGTWLKVPLGKLATERMVPLSAATLAALDEWVALRGTHRPLPHPRTGVLTDFLFTRHGRRLGYTRLRNGLLTAAESAGLHRPDGGVLMVTPHQLRHTWATELANAGMSLQALMSLLGHVTPQMTIRYATLASPTLRAAYDEAMGKMRRQFTLTPVGKPILPDKVGWLHSEMLKTRVAHGYCARHESAGACPYANICETCDNYVTAPEFRDTLTDQLADVQALRTDAECRGWTDEAARHDRVAHALTDHLQRLDR